A single region of the Salmo salar chromosome ssa16, Ssal_v3.1, whole genome shotgun sequence genome encodes:
- the tmem231 gene encoding transmembrane protein 231, translated as MAFYEVYSHPASIRYKTSVCTKATLFLGIVLCLTYIPPLLVAYRSQGFWVKRSTYEEQPVVRFQYQVLIIAATSTSGDYVAWSTFPNFNNMQGTNLRIPSISVREEDQNQDGKLDRLKFRLDLPLRSDEQVYSIQLLLTFSYQLFRMSTVVMQTLAFVQHSSSVPGSQLFISGDLRLQQRTPLPHRGLLTVYNVSVIDGTSPFASAYDLANIIGSYQDRNLTTFLSCPSPVWTVGRAAGTPFQINAEVRYPVEVVSYRPGFWEMIKFAWIQYVSVLLIFLWVFNRIQTFVFQNQVLPTVPIPLLKQHHF; from the exons ATGGCTTTTTATGAAGTCTATTCTCATCCTGCTTCAATTAGATACAAAACAAGCGTTTGCACCAAAGCCACGTTGTTTCTTGGTATTGTTTTGTGTCTCACCTACATCCCACCCCTCCTGGTTGCTTACAGGAGCCAAG GGTTCTGGGTAAAGAGGAGTACATATGAAGAGCAACCTGTTGTTCGGTTCCAGTACCAGGTTCTGATCATTGCAGCAACAAGCACTAGTGGTGACTATGTTGCGTGGAGCACCTTTCCCAATTTTAATAACATGCAAGGGACTAACCTCAGAATTCCTTCTATCTCG GTGCGAGAGGAAGACCAGAATCAGGATGGGAAGTTGGACCGTTTGAAATTCCGACTTGACCTTCCCCTTCGGTCTGATGAACAAGTGTACAGCATCCAGCTACTACTCACCTTCTCCTACCAGCTGTTT AGAATGTCCACTGTGGTGATGCAGACACTGGCCTTTGTGCAGCATTCCTCCTCAGTTCCTGGCTCTCAGCTCTTCATCAGTGGAGATCTGCGGCTCCAGCAGAGAACCCCACTTCCACACCGTGGTCTACTCACTGTATACAAT GTATCAGTAATTGATGGAACAAGTCCGTTTGCAAGCGCATATGATCTTGCCAACATCATTGGATCCTATCAGGATAGAAACT TGACAACGTTTCTGTCCTGTCCAAGTCCAGTATGGACTGTGGGCCGAGCTGCTGGTACTCCCTTCCAGATAAATGCTGAAGTCCGCTACCCAGTGGAAGTTGTCAG CTATCGGCCTGGGTTCTGGGAGATGATCAAATTTGCCTGGATCCAGTATGTCAGTGTGCTGCTTATCTTCCTCTGGGTTTTCAACAGGATTCAGACCTTTGTTTTCCAGAATCAGGTGCTGCCGACTGTACCTATACCACTCTTGAAACAGCACCACTTTTGA
- the gabarapl2 gene encoding gamma-aminobutyric acid receptor-associated protein-like 2, translating to MKWMFKEDHSLEHRCVESAKIRNKYPDRVPVIVEKVSGSQIVDIDKRKYLVPSDITVAQFMWIIRKRIQLPSEKAIFLFVDKTVPQSSLTMGQLYEKERDEDGFLYMAYSGENTFGF from the exons ATGAAATGGATGTTTAAAGAGGATCATTCCCTCG AACACCGATGTGTGGAGTCTGCCAAAATACGCAACAAATATCCTGACAGGGTACCG GTGATAGTGGAGAAAGTGTCTGGCTCACAGATAGTGGACATCGACAAGAGAAAATACTTGGTACCTTCTGACATCACAGTGGCCCAGTTCATGTGGATCATCAGGAAGCGCATCCAGCTGCCCTCGGAGAAAGCTATTTTTCTCTTTGTTGACAAAACTGTTCCCCAGTCCAG TCTGACAATGGGACAGCtatatgagaaagagagagacgaggaTGGCTTTCTGTACATGGCGTACAGTGGCGAAAACACATTTGGTTTCTAG